In Deltaproteobacteria bacterium, a single genomic region encodes these proteins:
- a CDS encoding metallophosphoesterase, whose amino-acid sequence MGHCKGTQACIRGSAQLAIASALLGVVGCGTGGSGGRGDDGGVGSGDSTAAGSSGATSNAADSSDSGHDDAPLPDMGVPVPPTCGDDDPGAALELVGAGEGVHVGLVPALGLAEFTLEAWVRWDGYGTTASSGVGGVAVEPILSKGRGEDDGSTVDCNYVFGVDAQGHLAADFEDLASGLNHPVTGTAVLETGAWHHVAASFDGSNWRLYLDGSLDATASTDGASPRNDSIQHSGIGTTYDSMGRAAGSFDGRIDDARIWDRALDEAALQAGMFAAPPDTTGLVAHWPLDAVDDGSVPELVGGFVGERTGGAWSLPGRPRIASASPSATNLAPVETAPSDAVVLSVQTADADADELRVELWGRPIPELESFSIAVLPDTQYYCDGTHGGSAQMFYDQTQWLADSAESLDVRAVLHVGDLVDDGHTYVEEWMVAQNALERLEDALPDRPEGVAYGVAVGNHDQATNSYPGQTGFYNQYFGTTRFEGRDYYGGHFGDRNDASFITFGSGDTQFVALFFEYDQPGTPTDNTGPDADVLAWARRVLADHPDHYGIVVQHSCLVGTGNGVTVDTPFSAQGQARWQALRGEPNLRLMVCGHVQDEGRRTDVAASTVHSLLSDYQFDGMGGSGKLRLMSFRADLGELEVQTYSPHFDQWYETDDAHFVLPIDLDHGGGEFELIGTVEHVQAGSTVDLPWSGLAAGGRYEWFARVTDCTHSVDGPRSEFTAE is encoded by the coding sequence ATGGGGCACTGCAAGGGCACGCAGGCGTGCATTCGAGGTTCGGCGCAGCTGGCGATCGCGAGCGCGTTGCTCGGCGTCGTCGGATGCGGCACAGGGGGATCGGGCGGTCGCGGTGACGACGGCGGCGTCGGCTCGGGCGACAGCACCGCGGCGGGCAGCTCGGGCGCGACCAGCAACGCGGCCGACAGCAGCGACAGCGGTCACGACGACGCGCCGCTGCCGGACATGGGCGTGCCGGTGCCACCGACCTGCGGTGACGACGATCCGGGCGCCGCGCTCGAGCTGGTCGGCGCGGGCGAGGGCGTGCACGTCGGCCTGGTGCCCGCGCTCGGGCTGGCGGAGTTCACCCTCGAGGCGTGGGTGCGCTGGGATGGCTATGGCACCACCGCGTCGTCGGGCGTCGGCGGTGTGGCGGTCGAGCCGATCCTCTCCAAGGGTCGCGGCGAGGACGACGGCAGCACCGTCGATTGCAACTACGTGTTCGGCGTCGATGCCCAGGGCCACCTCGCGGCCGACTTCGAGGATCTCGCCAGTGGCCTCAATCATCCGGTGACCGGCACCGCGGTGCTCGAGACCGGCGCATGGCACCACGTCGCGGCGAGCTTCGACGGCAGCAACTGGCGGCTCTACCTCGACGGTTCGCTCGACGCGACCGCGTCGACCGACGGCGCGAGCCCCCGCAACGACAGCATCCAGCACAGCGGCATCGGAACCACCTACGACTCGATGGGACGCGCCGCGGGCTCCTTCGATGGTCGCATCGACGACGCGCGCATCTGGGATCGTGCGCTCGACGAGGCCGCACTGCAGGCGGGCATGTTCGCCGCGCCGCCCGACACCACGGGCCTGGTCGCCCACTGGCCGCTCGACGCCGTCGACGACGGCAGCGTGCCCGAGCTCGTGGGCGGCTTCGTCGGCGAGCGCACCGGCGGGGCGTGGTCGCTGCCGGGGCGGCCGCGGATCGCCTCGGCATCACCGAGCGCGACCAACCTCGCGCCCGTCGAGACCGCGCCGTCGGACGCCGTGGTGCTGTCGGTGCAGACCGCCGACGCCGACGCCGACGAGCTGCGCGTCGAGCTGTGGGGGCGCCCGATCCCGGAGCTCGAGTCGTTCTCGATCGCGGTGCTGCCCGACACCCAGTACTACTGCGACGGCACCCATGGTGGCAGCGCGCAGATGTTCTACGACCAGACCCAGTGGCTGGCCGACAGCGCCGAGTCGCTCGACGTGCGGGCGGTGCTGCACGTGGGCGATCTGGTCGACGACGGCCACACCTACGTCGAGGAGTGGATGGTCGCCCAGAACGCGCTCGAGCGCCTCGAGGACGCGCTGCCCGATCGGCCCGAGGGCGTGGCCTACGGCGTCGCGGTCGGCAATCACGATCAGGCCACCAACTCGTATCCCGGCCAGACCGGCTTCTACAACCAGTACTTCGGCACCACGCGCTTCGAGGGTCGCGACTACTACGGTGGCCACTTCGGCGATCGTAACGACGCCTCGTTCATCACCTTCGGCAGCGGCGATACCCAGTTCGTGGCGCTGTTCTTCGAGTACGACCAGCCCGGCACCCCGACCGACAACACCGGCCCCGACGCCGACGTGCTCGCGTGGGCGCGTCGCGTGCTCGCCGATCACCCCGATCACTACGGCATCGTGGTGCAGCACTCGTGCCTGGTCGGCACCGGCAACGGCGTCACCGTCGACACGCCGTTCTCGGCCCAGGGCCAGGCCCGCTGGCAGGCGCTGCGCGGCGAGCCCAACCTGCGGCTGATGGTCTGCGGTCACGTGCAGGACGAGGGCCGTCGCACCGACGTCGCCGCCAGCACCGTGCACTCGCTGCTGTCGGACTACCAGTTCGACGGCATGGGCGGCTCCGGCAAGCTGCGCCTGATGAGCTTCCGCGCCGACCTCGGCGAGCTCGAGGTACAGACCTACTCACCGCACTTCGACCAGTGGTACGAGACCGACGACGCGCACTTCGTGCTGCCCATCGATCTCGACCACGGCGGCGGCGAGTTCGAGCTCATCGGCACCGTCGAGCACGTGCAGGCCGGCAGCACCGTCGACCTGCCGTGGTCGGGGCTGGCCGCGGGCGGGCGGTATGAGTGGTTCGCGCGGGTGACCGACTGCACCCACAGTGTCGACGGGCCGCGCAGCGAATTCACGGCGGAGTGA
- a CDS encoding DsbA family oxidoreductase, with translation MKPLRVEVWSDIACPWCWVGKRHLEQAIAGAGDLGDVEVVSRAFELDPAAPQQPEPGLDLVARLARKYGASMQQAQQMIDRMTQVGAADGLDFRFDRVVPVRTFDAHRLLHWAALEGRQPQLVEALFRAYMHEGRAVSDHDVLVELAAQAGLDPERARATLAGDAYTQEVRAEQKKARELGITGVPFFVVDGRYGISGAQPAAVLRKVLEQARSEQAEQAPAADDPLACGPDGCDVPA, from the coding sequence GTGAAACCCCTTCGCGTCGAAGTTTGGTCGGACATCGCGTGTCCGTGGTGTTGGGTCGGCAAGCGTCACCTCGAGCAGGCGATCGCGGGCGCGGGCGATCTCGGCGACGTCGAGGTGGTCTCGCGTGCGTTCGAGCTCGACCCGGCGGCGCCGCAGCAGCCCGAGCCGGGCCTCGATCTGGTCGCTCGACTCGCGCGCAAGTACGGCGCGTCGATGCAGCAGGCGCAGCAGATGATCGATCGCATGACGCAGGTGGGTGCCGCCGACGGCCTCGACTTCCGCTTCGATCGCGTGGTGCCGGTGCGCACCTTCGACGCGCACCGGCTGCTGCACTGGGCCGCGCTCGAGGGCCGGCAGCCACAGCTGGTCGAGGCCCTGTTCCGCGCGTACATGCACGAGGGTCGCGCGGTCTCCGATCACGACGTGCTGGTCGAGCTCGCCGCGCAGGCCGGCCTCGATCCCGAGCGCGCCCGCGCGACGCTGGCCGGCGATGCGTACACGCAGGAGGTTCGCGCCGAGCAAAAGAAGGCGCGGGAGCTCGGCATCACCGGCGTGCCGTTCTTCGTGGTCGACGGCCGCTACGGCATCTCCGGTGCGCAGCCGGCCGCGGTGCTCCGCAAGGTGCTCGAGCAGGCGCGCAGCGAGCAGGCCGAGCAGGCGCCCGCGGCCGACGACCCCCTCGCGTGTGGCCCCGACGGCTGCGACGTACCGGCGTAG